TGAAAACGGAACAGTATATTCTCTAACAGACAACGGAGAGCTAAATTGGACATATAAAACAGAGAGTGCAATAAGAAGCTCCCCAACATACAAAGATAAAAAAATAGTAATAGGAAGCACAGACAAATACATCTACATTCTAGATGAACAAGGAAAACTCATAGCAAAATACATAACATCAGAAAAAATAGAAGCATCACCAATACTCTTAAAAGATGAAATAATAATATGCACTAGCGAAGGAAACGTAATAAACCTGTCAAAAAATGGAACCACAAATTGGACATATAAAACAAAAAACAAAATAATAAGCAACCCCATAATATTTAATCAAAACCAAATAATTGTTTGCTCAACAGACAACAATGTATACTGTTTAGATTTAAAAGGAAACCTAAATTGGAAATTTGAAACTAAAGGATCTATATATGCAGAACCAGAAATAGGAGACATAGACGAAGACAAATTAACTGAAATAATAATAGGAAGTACAGATAACAACACATACATATTAAGTGATAAAGGAATAGAAAAATGGAATTTCGCAACAAACTTTTGGGTTGTGGCACAACCAAAAATATTTGAAATAGATCAAAAAAAATACTTAGCAATACCCTCATACGACGGAAATATATATATAATAAATGGAACTGGAGAATACAATTACGAATACATACCAGGAATATCAGGAATAGTAATGCAGGAATCAAACTTTTCAGAAATACCAACAAAAGACCCTGGAAAAATACAAGGAAAAATACTCTATAAAGAAAACACAGGAGATTTAATCACAGGAATAACAATAAAAAACAAATACTTAGCAGCAACCACAAAAAAAGGGAAAGTAATACTCTACGAAATCAAAAAAACATAAACTCCTGATTGTTTTCAAGACTAAATTCTGCATACGAAAGCCAGAAAAATCCATCTTTTAAAATGGAGATAAATTGTTTCAACAAACTTTTATTGCATTAAATAGCTTTTAATAAAATCAATAACACACTTTAGTTATTTTACTTATTAAAAGTTAGGGTTTGTTCCAAATATCTGTATTACCCTAGAGCTCAATTAAGAGAAACACGAAGTGGAACACGTTAAAGATCTGTGTTTCTTAGTGAAACTTAGACTGCGAAGCAGCTAACAATACTTTGTAATACGAAAAAGAAAGACCTAAGGACACACCTTAAAAATCCAAAAAACATATAAAGTGATACGACTAAGCACTAAGAAAGAGGTGGAGAAATAATGTCCCAAGATATCAGTAAACCTTCTAATCTAAAGAGGATAAAAACATACATAAAAGGACTAGATGAAAATATTCAAGGCGGAATCCCAGAAGGACACATAACATTAATACATGGATCAGCAGGAACGATGAAATCCTCACTATGTTTTAGCGTACAATACAACGAAACACTACTTAACCAAAAAAATTCATTATATATCTCACTGGAGCAAAGCTTTGAATCTATAATACTAAATATGGAAAATATGGGGTATGACTTAAGTAAAATAAATACCATAAACATAAATGATCTAAGCAAATTCGGAGCACTGTTAAAAAAAGCAAATAAAACAGGAGGAAACCTAATACTTGTTGACTTGGCAGCAATAAGAGGTCAGGTAAAAGACGTAAAAACAAGCGAAAATAGAAGCTGGATAAACGTAGTAAAAAACATAATATTACGAACCAAGAAAGAAGTAAACATAGAACTGTTAACTTTTGACTCACTCCAAGCACTGTATACACTAAGCACTTTTGACAACCCCCGAATGGAACTCTTTAATTTTTTCGAATTCTTAAAAGAACAAAAAATAACATCATACATGATATCAGAAGAAATAACAGATGCAAGTAGAAACATGTTTGATAATGAGGCTTTCCTTTCAGACGCAATAATTGTTCTAAGACTAACGCCTTTTAGAAGAAATATAGTGCGAGAAATTAAAGTAGATAAAATGAGAGCAACAAAATGCAATAATGACGTTTTTAGTTTAGAATTTAAAAATGGAGCATTCTATGCGCTATACGGCGGACAAAACCCATTACTATAATTTTTTTATCTTTTTATAATCTTTTTTATAAGAATTAAACATTACCAACGCACATTAAAATATTGTTCTTCATAATTTCCAGTGGCTTCTTTAAAAGATTTAAAAATTATCTCTTTAGCGATGTAATCAACAATAAAATCTCTTTTTTTATTCTGTAAATTTTTCTGAACATCAGAAGTTCTTCTCAAATGATAATCTTTAGAGTAATGGCTAAACACACCATCCTCATATATCAATTGACCTACAGGCGTCTTAATCTGCAATTCCATAGGAATATTATTCTTTGTTGTAAAATCTAGCCAAATACCTTGTATTAGTTTCTTGGACAATTTCTTTAAAGAAGCTGCATTTTTCTCATTCAAGATTAAATCCGGTCGTTCTATAATTTTAAAAGCACTACCTAACATTTCTCTATCACAATAAATAATGTCTGCAACACCAATATTTTCATAATTAGAAGAACCTCTTAAAAATCTATTGTCAAGGTGGTAAGTATAAGATTCTTTTTGCAAAAAATTCGTAAAATCTTTAGTAAAAGAAACAAGATTAGGTCCATAGACTTCCGCATTTAGACCAATGCCATCATTACTCTGCTTATTTATTTTTGCTACAACACGCGCATATTTTTTACTGGCTGAAAAATTTTGTTTAGTTCTTGTAGTTAAATTCAACAATCTTTTGTTAGGATAACCTTTAGGATATTGAATATTTATGAAATTACCTGCCATAAAGATTTTATCATATTCAAAAGTATTAAAAAAATCACCTAAATATTTCTTAGGATCTTTCTTAATAATATTTTGCAATTCAAATTCAGACACGAAACGTTTAAGATTAGTGTCAGAAATAGTAGTATACACTGGAAATGCAAGCAAAGATTCAATATTTTTCACGGCCAAATTTTTTGCTTTAGCTCCTTTTAATTTTTTAGGGAGCCAACCAGAGCCATATTCAACCAATTCATCAAACCACTTTTCAATATTTAAATCGCGTATATTTTTGTGCTTGAAATTCATCAAATCAGCTCTATCAGAAATGTTAATTGCTTCGCCAGTTTTTGTTTTGATCATGTAAGAAACATCAATTTCAACTTTATCTTTCCAGGCATGTTCCCGTTCCACATCTATAATTTTATCAACAACTTTTTTTAAGTCTTTATTACCATAAAAAACATAGTCTTTAATTAGTTTAGTTACATCTTTTTTGTATTCTTCAGTCATTATTTGAGATAATCCTCTTATCACACTATATTGAAACTCTTTAGAACTAACTTCTTTGTCTCCTAAACTTCGTAATTTTTCTTCCGAATTGATTAGCAAATTTACAACACTTTCAAGTGCTTGTAATGACTTAAAAAATGAATTCGGTTTACCTTCATTAATCATTTTATAAAAAAATAAAACCCAATATATAAATCTTTCGCTACTTTACAGTAACAATAATGTTTGTGTTTGTTTAATAAAACACCACTAAAACTCCTTTTTTAGATAACTTTTTAAGCTAACAAATTCTTTCAAAAGCATTAGGAGGTTGAAAATATGGTAAAAGATGATGCAAAAGTTATAGCAATAGTATCTTACATAACCTGGATAGGATGGATTGTCGCATTAATATTAAATCTTAACAAAAAAACTTCTTTAGGAAGTTTTCACATCAGACAATCCTTGCTTTTAATGATAGCAGGCACTGTTTTGACATGGATACCTATTGTCGGTTGGATTCTTGCAGTTGTCGTATTTGTTTTTTGGATCATGGGTCTAATTTCAGCAATAAAAGGCGAAAAAAAAGAAGTCCCTGTTCTTGGAACATTTGCACAACAATGGTTTAAAGGCCTATAAAAACGGAAGATTTTTTAACTCTTTTTATATTATATTTTTTTGAGGTGATTATAGTGTTTCATTCGACAATTAATGACATACAAGGATATAAAATTAAAGAAGTTCTGGGCGTTGTTCGGGGAAATAGTGTTCGTGCTAAATGGATAGGTGCAGATTTCGTTGCTGGTTTAAAGAATCTTACAGGTGGCGAACTAACGCAATACATGGATCTTTTAACTGAAGCAAGAGAAAATGCAATCATCAGAATGGACGAAGATGCTAAAAAATTGGGCGCCAATGGAATTATAGGGATGCGCTTTATGACATCTCAAATTGCACAAGGCGCAGCAGAGATCCTTGTATATGGAACCGCGGTAATTTTAGAAAAAAAATAGGTGATTTTGTTGACAAAAGATTTAGATGATAAAGCTTCAAAGATGTATACTAATAGAAATTCTACTAAAGGCACAGAAAAAGACGTTGAAACAAGCACCATGTGGGGTTTTGGTTGTGGTTTCATAGGAATATTTTTAGTAGGAATACCCATTTTAAATATCATATTAGGTCTAGCATCAACAATATTGGGAATAATTGGTTTAACCAACATTAAAAAAATGAAAGACAAAAAAGGATTCGGATTTGCTATTTTCGCAATTATTGTTGGCATTATCGAGATAATCATAGGTTTAGTAATGACTTTAGGCCTTATTTTATTTCTTTGAAAAAGTATTCTTTTAAATTATTACTTATCTTTTTTTATGCATCTTCAACTCGCGCACTTTGAGGCACTGCCAAATTCAATAAAACACTCTGGTTATTTTTTCTATATTTTTTATTTACTTTAAGAACATATATCTCTTCCGCACTTAACTCCAAATCTTCCACCGAATAATTTTCTTCAGGTATTTGTAGGAATCTTCTCATTTTACCACCTCTTACAAAAAGATCTATTTTATGTTTTTAATACCCTGTGAATAAAGAATTCATGTTTTTTTTACATAAATTTTATAAATAGACTGCGGGTGTGAATATTATGAGGGGAGTTCAATTATTTTGCGGTCCTAAATGGTTTATAGGATTTGATGCAATCATAGATTTGTTTAGTTTTATAGTTCTCGTGTTAATTTCAATTTATGCATTTAAAGCATATAATATTCATAGGAAAAAATCTTTACTTTATATGGCATGGTCTATGATCTTGATAAGTATTGCTTTTTTATTCAAGATTTTGACATACGGCGCATTTTATCTAAAAGATAATTTATCTTGGAGCTATTATGCTTTAGCAAATATCTCTCACGGATATACTTGTAGTAATATGGGCTTCATTTTGTTGTTTATGATATATGCTTTAGTCACATTAATCGGTTTATTCCTATTACTATTTGTTTATCAAAAGGAAAAATCTAAGAGCATGATGCTATTAGTACTATATTTGATAACTCTCTCCTTATTTTTGACTACATCAGCTTATTATGTGCTTCATTTGACATCTTTAATAATAACCATTCTTATCACTTTACAATTCTACTATAAATACAAGAAAAATAAATTAAGCACAACCAAATTTTTGTGTGTCAGTTTTGTTATTTATGCGCTTAGTCATCTATTTTTTCTATTAGCATTTTATAATCCATTAATTTATTTTATTGCAGAAATTATTCAATTATTGGCCTTTGGCGGCTTATTATATACTTTTATTTCGGTGCTTAAATATGGGAAAAAAACGGGGAAGACTTGATATTATTGAAGATATGCTTTTAGCTATTCAAAAGAAAGGCGGAGAGATTAAACCAACTCACTTAATGTATAAATCTAATCTTTCCTACAAACAGATGAATCTTTATTTAGAAGAATTAATAGGCAAAGAATTTGTTGAAAGAATCCAAAAAAATGAAGATCGCGAAGTAATAGTTATTAAAGATAGAGGACATCATTTCCTTTCTAAATTGCAAGAAATGCGTCAATTCGAAAAAACTTTTGGCTTAGATGATTAAATATTTTAAAACCATAAAATTATTATTGCGTGCTAGCGTAAGAGATTTAATACAAATAAATACTTTGCATTTATTGTACACAAAAGCTTTGCTTTCTTTACATTTAGATTGAGGATTGACTCACATTTTCTTTATTTATAGCTAATATTTTTTCATAAATTCAATCTTTTTTATAATGAAAATCCCTGCTCCGAGTCTGCTAAGAAACTAGACCCCTTCCGCTAGCGCGCAATAAAAGAATCATTGTAAGTATCTTCCAATTCTACCCCCGAAGAATCACATTATTCCAGCCATATACCCTATAAAAAACATGTAGAATATTAACAGCAGCCAACCTTCCCATTTAGTTGTTTTTTTGTCTAGCGTTATAAAGAAATACATTAACGTGGCTATTAACATAACTGGAAGACCTAGAGAAATCATTATGTTGGGAACAACAATTTTTCCAAACAAACCTGCTAAACCCATTATTGCAAATGAATTGAAGATATTCGAACCTAAAACATTTCCTATTGCCATTTCGGTTCTTCCTTTTCTTGCAGCACTTATACTCACTGCTAATTCAGGGAGCGATGTTCCTAACGCAACTATAGTTACTGCAAGTATTTCCTTACCTATTTTAAAAATTTCAGACATCGCAACAACAGAATCTACTGTGAATTTTGCCCCAAAATATATTCCTATAGCGCTTAGTAAAAGTATTATAGGCACAGATAATGGCAATTTTTTCTTTTGAAGTTTATGTTGTTTAACGTTTTTGTTTTGTTCTTCTTGTTTTACTGTGTAAATCATATAGATTATTGTAAGCACTATGAAAAGTATTGCTTCAATTAATGAAAATTGTCCGTCCATCAAAGCCAATATTAGCAAGAATGCCGATCCTAATAAAAAAGGCATATCTATACCAATCAAATCATATTCCACCTTTATTTTTTTCGCAATTATTGCAACTACTGCTAAAACAAGAAAAATATTCGTTATATTGCTTCCAATTACATTACCAACCACAATTTCACTATTATTTGTTACTACTGCAATTATGCTACTTACTAACTCTGGTAATGAGGTTCCAATGGCTACAATAGTTACACCTATTAGGAATTTTGGCATTCCAAAATGCAAACCTATTTTTTCTGAAGCATCAGTAAAAAAATCTGAACTTTTCATCAACAGGAAAATTGCGCCTATAAATAGAATTATAGGACCCATTGTTTCTAACATAAATACCTTTTTTGCGCTTTCATTTATATTGTTTTTTGTTATTGGTAACTATTATATATTAGTTAATTATTTTTTTTGCAGTGAAACCGTCAGATATTTTCGGAGAAGTTGATTTGAAATTATTTGAAATATCTAAAAAGACAAGACCTATTTTCTACTCAACACCAGTCAACGAAGAAACTCAAAAAGAGATTTTTTT
The DNA window shown above is from Candidatus Woesearchaeota archaeon and carries:
- a CDS encoding PQQ-binding-like beta-propeller repeat protein codes for the protein MPKKLILTKIFEMNIHQTITTEPQIITKNKENYVLIPTENGELLSIDKKGNLNWKFDTKEETNEIEKLFVDTKTGHGINSKPLLTTTNDKTNIIFGNENGTVYSLTDNGELNWTYKTESAIRSSPTYKDKKIVIGSTDKYIYILDEQGKLIAKYITSEKIEASPILLKDEIIICTSEGNVINLSKNGTTNWTYKTKNKIISNPIIFNQNQIIVCSTDNNVYCLDLKGNLNWKFETKGSIYAEPEIGDIDEDKLTEIIIGSTDNNTYILSDKGIEKWNFATNFWVVAQPKIFEIDQKKYLAIPSYDGNIYIINGTGEYNYEYIPGISGIVMQESNFSEIPTKDPGKIQGKILYKENTGDLITGITIKNKYLAATTKKGKVILYEIKKT
- a CDS encoding YbjQ family protein; this translates as MFHSTINDIQGYKIKEVLGVVRGNSVRAKWIGADFVAGLKNLTGGELTQYMDLLTEARENAIIRMDEDAKKLGANGIIGMRFMTSQIAQGAAEILVYGTAVILEKK
- a CDS encoding calcium/sodium antiporter; translated protein: MGPIILFIGAIFLLMKSSDFFTDASEKIGLHFGMPKFLIGVTIVAIGTSLPELVSSIIAVVTNNSEIVVGNVIGSNITNIFLVLAVVAIIAKKIKVEYDLIGIDMPFLLGSAFLLILALMDGQFSLIEAILFIVLTIIYMIYTVKQEEQNKNVKQHKLQKKKLPLSVPIILLLSAIGIYFGAKFTVDSVVAMSEIFKIGKEILAVTIVALGTSLPELAVSISAARKGRTEMAIGNVLGSNIFNSFAIMGLAGLFGKIVVPNIMISLGLPVMLIATLMYFFITLDKKTTKWEGWLLLIFYMFFIGYMAGIM